A window of Streptomyces sp. NBC_01241 genomic DNA:
TCCGACGACCCGGACGCCCCGACCGTCCTCGTCTACGGGCACCACGACGTGCAGCCCGCCGCCCGCGAGGACGGCTGGGACACCGACCCGTTCGAGCCGGTGATCCGCGACGGCCGCATGTACGGACGGGGCGCCGCGGACGACAAGGGGCAGGTGTTCTTCCACACCCTCGGCGTCCGGGCCCACCTCGCCGCCACCGGCCGGACCGCCCCCGCCGTCAACCTCAAGCTGCTCATCGAGGGTGAGGAGGAGTCCGGCTCCCCGAACTTCCGCGCCCTGGTCGAGGAGCGGTCCGCCCGGCTCACCGCCGATGCCGTGATCGTCTCCGACACCGGTATGTGGGACGAGACGACCCCCACGGTCTGCACGGGCATGCGCGGCCTCGCCGAGTGCGAGATCGAGCTGTACGGCCCCGAACAGGACATCCACTCCGGATCGTTCGGCGGTGCGGTCCCCAACCCGGCGACGGCCGTGGCCCGGCTTGTCGCCGCACTGCACGACGCGGACGGCAGGGTCGCGATCCCCGGGTTCTACGACGGCGTGACGGAACTCACCGACACCGAGCGCGCGCTCTTCGCCGAACTGCCCTTCGACGAGGCGACCTGGCTGCGTACCGCCAAGTCCCGAGCGGCGTCGGGCGAGGCCGGCTACTCCACGCTGGAACGCATCTGGGCCCGCCCCACCGCCGAGGTCAACGGCATCGGCGGCGGATACCAGGGCGCCGGCAGCAAGACGATCATCCCGTCCGCCGCCCTGGTGAAGATCAGCTTCCGGCTGGTCGCGGGCCAGGACCCCGACCACGTTCAGCAGGTCGTCCGGGCCTGGGCCGAGGCGCAGGTCCCGGCCGGTGTCCGGCACCGGATCACCTTCGCGCCCGCCACCCGTCCCTGTCTGACGCCGCTGGACCACCCCGCCCTGCAGGCCGTGGCCCGCGCCATGGAGCGGGCCTTCGGCCAGAAGATCCTCTTCACCCGCGAAGGAGGCTCGGG
This region includes:
- a CDS encoding dipeptidase, whose protein sequence is MSETPDSAVRTYTEQHRAAFLDDLADWLRIPSVSAQPVHDGDVRRSAEWLAAKLKETGFPVTEIWETPGAPAVFAEWPSDDPDAPTVLVYGHHDVQPAAREDGWDTDPFEPVIRDGRMYGRGAADDKGQVFFHTLGVRAHLAATGRTAPAVNLKLLIEGEEESGSPNFRALVEERSARLTADAVIVSDTGMWDETTPTVCTGMRGLAECEIELYGPEQDIHSGSFGGAVPNPATAVARLVAALHDADGRVAIPGFYDGVTELTDTERALFAELPFDEATWLRTAKSRAASGEAGYSTLERIWARPTAEVNGIGGGYQGAGSKTIIPSAALVKISFRLVAGQDPDHVQQVVRAWAEAQVPAGVRHRITFAPATRPCLTPLDHPALQAVARAMERAFGQKILFTREGGSGPAADLQDVLGAPVLFLGISVPSDGWHAPNEKVEIGLLFKGVETAAHLWGELAAALR